GAACAGGTAGAAGCAGCCCAGCACCAGCGCCAGCAGCAGCACACGGCTGAACCAGCGCCCCGGATAACGCCCCGCCAGCAGGCCCAGCAGGTACACCAGCAGGCTGTAGCCGAGCAGGATGTACAGTGATTGCAGGCTGAAACTGGCCACCAGGCCATAGCTGGCCGCCAGCAGCAGGGCATTCTGCAGCCGCACGCTCCAGCACAGGCTCCAGTACACAACGAAGAAAAGCGTGAAGCACAGGCCGAATTCGATCGAGAGGAAGCTCACAACGTAGTCCATTACATGACGTTGGGGAGGGCTGGCCCGCGGGCCAGAGCGCGCGGATTATGGCAGAGGGCTCTACCCCCCACAATCCGAGCGCTGCGCAGAATGCAAGACGGCTGCAGCCGAACAAGTGCAACAAAATAAGACGAATGACGCCACCCGCCAATTTGCTCCCCCTGCCCCGCTCTGCTAGTGTCGCGCCGTTCTGAACACCACCGAGACAGTCGCCATGGCCCGCAAAAAAGCCTCCATCGATTTCGAACAATCCCTCGCCGACCTGCAAGCCCTGGTCGAGCGCCTGGAGAACGGCGAGTTGTCGCTGGAAGAGTCGCTGGCCGCCTTCGAGCAAGGCATCGCCCTGACCCGCGACTGCCAGGGTGCCCTGGCCCAGGCCGAGCAGA
The window above is part of the Pseudomonas muyukensis genome. Proteins encoded here:
- a CDS encoding exodeoxyribonuclease VII small subunit codes for the protein MARKKASIDFEQSLADLQALVERLENGELSLEESLAAFEQGIALTRDCQGALAQAEQKVQILLERDGELAAQPFDAEPEA